One genomic window of Paenisporosarcina antarctica includes the following:
- a CDS encoding YecA family protein: protein MIGRNDPCLCGSGKKYKKCCESKQAVSIEEVRSEELDRLLQLFYDEYPERKDLPALLSVMNEWKSKLDKFLVEEMIEAIAIDEFFFHNKPEIWLNYIEKQQKRAVRPAVVEVLEHWKTPTVLLGEVVGVELKFMLVKDIFTNETLYLKRESEKPVPLGVHAFCFRLPDISLKENHYLAVSSLIFLPTDHHDSITSFAKENSATSNEESSKFLQNHLIEFWEMLGSNGYDGGEFTDFEAGILIEVMERLEKQNRNPEKLVSIIEDYLVTNQPNARKEGAVAAGAIRFGQEHELFEGPYWSIKEIAEWYEVSTHSLNKYYKDINEFYLVSTTK, encoded by the coding sequence ATGATAGGACGTAATGATCCGTGCCTATGTGGTAGCGGTAAAAAATATAAAAAGTGTTGCGAAAGTAAACAAGCGGTCTCTATTGAAGAAGTACGTTCAGAAGAGTTAGATCGCCTACTACAATTATTTTATGATGAATATCCAGAACGAAAAGATTTACCTGCTTTGCTAAGTGTCATGAACGAATGGAAATCTAAGTTAGACAAATTCTTAGTTGAAGAAATGATTGAAGCAATTGCAATTGATGAATTCTTCTTCCATAATAAACCTGAAATTTGGCTAAATTATATTGAAAAACAACAGAAAAGAGCAGTTCGACCAGCTGTGGTCGAGGTGTTAGAACATTGGAAAACACCGACCGTACTCCTTGGAGAAGTGGTTGGTGTGGAACTGAAATTTATGTTGGTAAAAGACATATTTACAAATGAAACTCTGTATTTGAAACGTGAAAGTGAAAAGCCTGTTCCTTTAGGTGTACATGCTTTCTGCTTTAGGCTACCTGATATCAGCTTAAAAGAAAATCACTATCTAGCTGTTTCAAGTTTAATTTTCCTCCCAACTGATCATCATGATTCAATCACATCATTTGCCAAGGAAAATTCTGCTACGAGTAATGAAGAGTCATCTAAGTTCTTACAAAATCACCTCATTGAATTCTGGGAAATGCTTGGGTCAAATGGTTATGATGGTGGGGAATTTACAGATTTTGAAGCTGGAATATTAATTGAAGTAATGGAAAGACTAGAGAAACAAAATCGTAATCCCGAAAAATTGGTTAGTATTATTGAAGATTATTTAGTTACAAATCAGCCGAATGCAAGAAAAGAAGGAGCGGTCGCAGCCGGTGCCATTCGCTTTGGTCAAGAACATGAATTATTTGAAGGTCCATACTGGAGTATAAAAGAGATTGCTGAATGGTATGAGGTTTCGACTCATTCACTAAATAAATATTATAAAGATATTAACGAATTTTATTTAGTAAGCACAACAAAATAA
- a CDS encoding YqcI/YcgG family protein, with product MLTKQQALLTKEDFSTRTDLPKWLIDEYKTFHNIVTDKTFPCHFGMGGELKGELRYGFITQDDWSNLPKTLEGFLDIFQNPKHKRHGLFVFVEPFKVEGNLEQYRKQFWDILQYLHKVDPVEWPENAPRDPEHHMWDFRFHGEPIFVFANAPAYKQRKTRHLGNSMVLGFQPRKIFQGLEGTEKGGIMSRDKVRERVEAWDELPKHPDISHFGDPHHNEWKQFFIGDDVEPLTGKCPFNHKSS from the coding sequence ATGTTAACAAAACAACAAGCTCTATTAACGAAAGAAGACTTTTCAACTCGAACAGATTTACCTAAATGGTTGATCGATGAATATAAAACATTTCACAACATAGTGACCGATAAAACATTTCCTTGTCATTTTGGAATGGGTGGAGAGTTAAAAGGAGAATTACGTTATGGCTTTATAACGCAAGATGACTGGTCCAATTTACCGAAAACCTTGGAAGGATTTCTAGACATATTTCAAAATCCAAAGCATAAAAGACATGGTTTATTTGTATTTGTAGAACCATTTAAAGTTGAAGGTAATCTAGAACAATATCGGAAACAGTTTTGGGATATTCTACAGTATTTACATAAAGTAGACCCGGTAGAATGGCCCGAAAATGCTCCTCGTGACCCTGAGCATCACATGTGGGATTTCCGCTTTCATGGAGAACCAATTTTTGTGTTTGCCAATGCACCAGCTTATAAGCAAAGAAAGACACGTCATTTGGGGAACTCTATGGTTCTTGGATTCCAACCTCGTAAAATTTTTCAAGGTCTTGAAGGGACTGAAAAAGGAGGCATCATGTCTCGTGATAAAGTTCGTGAACGTGTGGAAGCGTGGGATGAATTGCCAAAGCACCCGGACATAAGCCATTTTGGCGACCCTCATCATAATGAATGGAAGCAGTTCTTTATTGGAGATGACGTTGAGCCGTTAACAGGCAAGTGTCCTTTCAATCATAAATCCTCTTAA
- a CDS encoding DUF3100 domain-containing protein: MEKADLKAIVKDWRLHAVVLIIVCVTEAIGQFAFKVGPGVILLLPMVYAFIIGLALFFTPLVSDKMAKNAEPLIVLGVTLLIAKIGVSIGPQIEALIEAGPALLLQELGNLGTIFFALPLAVLLGFKRESIGMTHSIGREPNVGLIVNKFGFGSAEARGVMAVYIFGTVFGAVFLGLIAGLLATTTPLHPLSFAMASGVGSGSMMAAASGSLIVAYPEMEDQIVAFAGASNLLSLGTGLFFSIFIGLPLTEKLYSLMMNRKVRKLKGGNPNA, encoded by the coding sequence ATGGAGAAAGCAGATTTGAAAGCTATTGTGAAGGATTGGCGTTTGCATGCAGTCGTTTTGATAATTGTATGTGTCACGGAAGCTATTGGACAGTTTGCATTTAAAGTTGGTCCAGGTGTTATTTTACTGTTACCGATGGTTTATGCATTTATTATTGGATTGGCTCTATTTTTTACACCACTTGTTAGTGACAAGATGGCGAAAAATGCTGAACCATTGATTGTCCTCGGAGTAACTTTACTCATTGCGAAAATCGGTGTTTCGATTGGACCTCAAATAGAGGCATTGATTGAAGCTGGACCTGCATTGCTTCTGCAAGAATTAGGGAACCTAGGGACTATATTTTTTGCATTACCATTAGCAGTCCTTTTAGGTTTTAAACGTGAAAGTATCGGTATGACTCATTCTATAGGCCGTGAGCCTAATGTAGGTTTGATTGTTAATAAATTTGGGTTTGGATCAGCAGAAGCACGTGGAGTAATGGCTGTCTATATTTTTGGTACGGTATTTGGTGCAGTATTTTTAGGGTTAATCGCTGGTTTATTAGCGACTACTACACCTCTTCATCCGTTATCTTTCGCCATGGCATCCGGAGTCGGAAGCGGCAGTATGATGGCTGCAGCAAGCGGGTCTCTTATCGTCGCATATCCTGAGATGGAAGATCAAATTGTCGCATTTGCAGGTGCCAGTAATTTACTGTCACTAGGAACAGGTTTATTTTTCAGTATTTTTATTGGACTTCCTTTGACTGAAAAACTCTACTCTCTTATGATGAATCGGAAAGTGCGGAAATTAAAAGGGGGCAACCCGAATGCTTAA
- a CDS encoding Zn-dependent hydrolase, with protein sequence MTEQYNLQQALLSDYDQTWSKNGISGERIAKRLHELSKIGLTSQNGVSRVGFSPLEQQAKVLVMDWMKNAGMTVTQDGAGNVVGRIAGQYTNIPSIASGSHVDSVPEGGHFDGPLGVIAALEVVEAWKGHGIIPLKPYEVYVFTDEEGTRFSGGLTGSRAMTGVIDMNNQVTLKDEDGLTFEEVLATTGKTLEGFTKAKRTNLGIERFIEIHIEQGKKLENANLPVGIVKGIAGPSWIEFVFEGKAGHAGNTPMDDRQDALTAASELILNIEKAPSMVSATSVATVGKIQVEPNGANVIPGKVSLITDIRDINEKTRDQIVSNIVNKAQEIAISRNINVTITEKMRTPPVPIGEEMTKMLNGVFNDMKIEKQYLVSGAGHDAMMLGALIPVAMIFVRSKNGVSHNPAEWTTLTDCTISAHVLKQAIEKCMEL encoded by the coding sequence TTGACTGAACAATATAACTTACAACAAGCTTTACTTTCTGACTACGATCAAACATGGTCAAAAAATGGGATTTCTGGTGAGCGAATAGCGAAACGATTACATGAGTTATCAAAAATAGGACTAACTTCTCAAAATGGTGTATCTCGTGTGGGCTTTTCGCCACTTGAGCAACAGGCGAAAGTGCTTGTGATGGACTGGATGAAGAATGCTGGAATGACGGTAACACAAGATGGTGCCGGAAACGTGGTTGGACGAATTGCAGGACAATATACTAATATTCCTTCAATTGCATCTGGTTCTCACGTTGATAGTGTCCCTGAAGGTGGTCATTTTGACGGTCCACTAGGTGTCATTGCTGCGCTTGAAGTGGTAGAGGCTTGGAAAGGGCATGGGATTATTCCATTGAAACCTTATGAAGTTTATGTATTTACAGATGAAGAAGGTACGCGGTTTAGTGGTGGGTTAACGGGTAGTCGTGCAATGACTGGTGTAATAGATATGAATAATCAAGTGACATTAAAAGATGAGGATGGCTTAACTTTTGAAGAAGTTTTAGCGACCACAGGGAAAACACTTGAAGGGTTTACTAAAGCCAAACGAACTAATCTTGGCATCGAGAGATTTATAGAAATTCATATTGAACAAGGGAAAAAGTTAGAGAATGCGAATTTACCTGTTGGAATTGTCAAAGGTATAGCAGGTCCTTCTTGGATTGAATTTGTGTTTGAGGGCAAAGCAGGACATGCAGGCAATACACCAATGGATGATCGGCAAGATGCATTAACTGCAGCTTCAGAATTAATTTTAAACATTGAAAAAGCTCCTTCCATGGTAAGTGCAACTAGTGTAGCTACGGTTGGTAAAATTCAAGTAGAACCGAATGGAGCAAATGTGATTCCAGGTAAAGTTAGTCTGATCACAGATATTCGTGACATTAATGAAAAAACACGAGATCAAATCGTTTCTAACATCGTAAATAAAGCACAAGAGATTGCCATATCTCGAAATATTAACGTGACAATAACTGAAAAAATGCGCACACCTCCAGTACCGATTGGTGAAGAAATGACTAAAATGCTTAATGGCGTATTTAATGATATGAAGATTGAAAAACAATATCTTGTTAGTGGTGCGGGACATGATGCCATGATGCTAGGTGCGCTCATTCCAGTGGCTATGATATTTGTTAGAAGTAAGAATGGTGTAAGTCATAATCCTGCTGAATGGACAACTTTAACGGACTGTACCATCAGTGCTCATGTATTAAAACAAGCCATTGAAAAGTGCATGGAATTGTAG
- the pcp gene encoding pyroglutamyl-peptidase I, whose amino-acid sequence MKTLLLTGFEPFLSFTVNPTMKIVEELNGQYIGDYQIVGNTMSVDFKSSASQLIDLIKDIKPDAVISLGLAGGRNKITPERIAINVKDGAADNEGNTPVDEVIQQEGPAGYLSTLPIRSMVEKLIELGYPASISNTAGTYLCNNVMYEGLHYTATNKLRVPSGFIHIPASHELAIQHGNIPSWSYEDLKQGIMTCISVLSESERELPLNCE is encoded by the coding sequence ATGAAAACTTTATTATTGACAGGTTTTGAACCATTCTTGTCTTTCACAGTAAATCCAACGATGAAAATAGTGGAAGAATTAAATGGACAATATATTGGAGACTATCAAATTGTAGGTAATACGATGTCGGTAGATTTTAAGTCTTCAGCTAGTCAATTAATTGATTTGATAAAAGATATAAAGCCTGATGCAGTTATTTCACTTGGACTCGCAGGAGGTCGTAATAAAATCACACCCGAACGAATTGCGATAAATGTTAAAGATGGTGCAGCGGATAATGAAGGGAATACCCCTGTGGACGAAGTGATTCAACAAGAAGGACCTGCGGGGTACTTATCGACACTACCTATACGATCAATGGTTGAGAAATTAATAGAGTTAGGTTATCCTGCTTCAATTTCAAATACTGCAGGCACTTATTTATGCAATAACGTGATGTATGAAGGACTTCATTACACAGCTACAAATAAACTAAGGGTACCAAGTGGTTTCATTCATATTCCAGCTTCTCATGAACTTGCCATTCAACACGGAAATATACCAAGTTGGTCATATGAAGATTTAAAGCAAGGTATTATGACTTGTATTTCAGTTTTATCAGAAAGTGAAAGGGAGTTACCCTTAAATTGTGAATAA
- a CDS encoding TRAP transporter permease: protein MGLEPKASITADPAIDGQKVLEKFDRESVVRQITNKRITWFITAVAIAYSLFHLYITYNPMPELQARSIHVAIGIALVFLIYPAHKKQDRTKVAWYDWILFAASIASTVYLLKEYTAIMTTRGGIPNTTDIVMSIITVILVLEAARRITGLILPVLALVFLGYTFVSHLSWMPSRLMTRQYDLADIFGQMYLKTEGLFSSAIGASVTFIFLFILFGAFLSKSGMGQLFNDLSLALAGAQRGGPAKVAVISSGFMGSINGAAVANVVGTGAFTIPLMKKIGYSKNFAGAVEASASIGGQILPPIMGASAFIMAETTGVSYGSIALAALLPALLYFLGVIAQVHYRAGRDNLQGVPKADLPKVKEVLKARGHLLLPIFGLVYFLYISMPIGYAAFYTILLTILVSMIRKETRMYPRDILDALADGARQSLSVMTACAVVGIIIGVVTLTSFGTVMTSSITSLGAGSLFLTLFFTMIASMILGMGLPSIPAYIITATMAAPALAAFDIPILVAHLFVFYFGIFANITPPVALAAFAGAGISGGDPMKTGFQALKLSIAGFIIPYLFVYNPAMLMIDTTGVATNAKEFPLPEVSAIILIVLTSIIGILALSAAVEGYFKKEINIISRLVLGVSAILLIFPEGSTDIIDFIGVAIMITLNVLSARKQQSLSV, encoded by the coding sequence ATGGGTTTAGAACCAAAAGCATCAATTACAGCTGATCCGGCTATAGATGGACAAAAAGTTTTAGAGAAATTTGACCGTGAATCTGTTGTACGTCAAATCACGAATAAACGTATTACGTGGTTTATTACTGCGGTGGCTATTGCTTATTCACTTTTCCATTTGTACATTACATATAATCCAATGCCTGAACTACAAGCTCGTTCCATTCATGTGGCCATTGGAATTGCACTCGTATTCTTAATTTATCCTGCTCATAAAAAGCAAGATAGGACCAAAGTAGCTTGGTATGACTGGATATTATTTGCAGCATCCATCGCTTCAACAGTCTATTTATTGAAAGAGTACACGGCAATTATGACCACACGTGGTGGTATTCCAAATACAACCGATATTGTCATGTCTATCATTACAGTTATTCTAGTGCTCGAAGCAGCTAGACGGATTACTGGGCTCATTCTCCCTGTACTCGCATTAGTGTTCTTGGGTTACACATTCGTCAGTCATTTAAGTTGGATGCCTTCACGCTTAATGACTCGTCAATATGATTTAGCTGATATTTTTGGGCAAATGTATTTGAAAACGGAAGGATTATTTTCAAGTGCAATCGGTGCTTCCGTTACATTCATTTTCCTTTTCATTTTGTTCGGAGCATTCTTGTCCAAATCTGGAATGGGTCAATTATTTAATGATTTATCATTAGCGTTAGCGGGTGCTCAAAGAGGAGGACCTGCTAAGGTTGCCGTAATTTCTAGCGGATTTATGGGTAGTATTAACGGGGCAGCAGTAGCCAATGTTGTAGGTACTGGAGCTTTTACCATTCCATTAATGAAGAAAATTGGGTACTCGAAAAACTTTGCTGGAGCTGTTGAAGCAAGTGCTTCTATCGGCGGACAAATATTGCCTCCAATTATGGGTGCTAGTGCGTTCATTATGGCTGAAACCACAGGTGTTAGCTATGGCTCTATTGCTTTAGCGGCATTGTTACCAGCATTGCTTTATTTCTTAGGTGTTATTGCACAGGTGCATTATCGAGCGGGACGTGATAATTTACAAGGTGTGCCAAAAGCTGATTTACCTAAAGTAAAAGAAGTATTAAAAGCACGAGGGCACTTATTGTTACCGATTTTTGGACTGGTGTACTTCTTGTATATATCAATGCCAATCGGGTATGCCGCGTTTTATACCATTCTATTAACGATTCTTGTTAGTATGATTAGAAAAGAAACGCGTATGTATCCACGCGATATATTAGATGCATTAGCTGACGGTGCAAGACAATCGCTCTCTGTAATGACTGCTTGTGCGGTTGTTGGGATCATCATCGGAGTCGTTACTTTAACAAGTTTTGGAACGGTGATGACTTCATCTATTACAAGCTTAGGCGCAGGTTCTCTATTCTTAACGTTATTCTTCACGATGATAGCTTCAATGATTTTAGGAATGGGTTTACCTTCAATTCCTGCATACATCATTACAGCAACCATGGCAGCACCAGCCTTAGCTGCTTTTGATATTCCAATATTAGTTGCTCATTTGTTTGTTTTCTACTTTGGTATTTTCGCGAATATTACACCACCAGTCGCGTTAGCTGCATTTGCGGGAGCTGGAATATCAGGTGGAGATCCGATGAAAACTGGCTTCCAGGCGTTGAAATTGTCTATAGCTGGCTTTATCATTCCCTATTTATTTGTTTATAATCCGGCCATGTTGATGATTGATACTACTGGAGTTGCAACAAATGCTAAAGAGTTCCCCTTGCCTGAAGTTAGTGCAATTATATTGATTGTCCTTACATCAATTATTGGGATATTAGCACTAAGTGCCGCTGTAGAAGGGTATTTTAAAAAGGAAATAAACATCATATCAAGATTAGTATTAGGTGTAAGTGCAATATTACTTATATTCCCAGAAGGTTCTACGGATATCATTGATTTTATTGGAGTAGCTATAATGATTACCCTGAACGTATTGAGCGCTAGAAAACAACAAAGTTTATCTGTATAA
- a CDS encoding DUF1850 domain-containing protein — protein sequence MTNNKRKLRGPFLLVLLFFLLLFVVFPLRFVQITLPNSTLFIYEKTFDVQWIHSVEKEEWIESYRVNSDKFILTSTAFKTFGAGVPSDGLVEIRDDGYVHMTINREMDDILLVVSDLVKTTIYFDTKEILLYELVDDYEEVLLESKLLPWWNILK from the coding sequence ATGACGAACAATAAAAGGAAACTGAGGGGTCCATTTTTATTGGTGCTCCTCTTCTTTTTATTACTATTTGTAGTATTCCCACTACGATTTGTTCAGATTACACTCCCTAATTCCACGCTCTTTATTTATGAAAAGACCTTTGATGTTCAGTGGATTCATTCGGTTGAAAAAGAAGAATGGATCGAATCATATAGAGTTAATAGTGACAAATTCATATTAACTAGTACAGCTTTTAAAACATTTGGTGCTGGTGTTCCAAGTGATGGATTAGTAGAAATACGAGACGATGGTTATGTTCACATGACCATTAATCGGGAAATGGACGACATTTTACTCGTGGTTTCGGATTTAGTGAAAACAACTATTTATTTTGATACTAAAGAAATTCTTTTATATGAACTTGTCGATGATTACGAAGAAGTTCTTCTGGAGAGTAAATTGCTCCCTTGGTGGAATATTTTAAAATGA
- a CDS encoding TAXI family TRAP transporter solute-binding subunit — MKTKLVKGLATVLLASLVLAACGADEGEKTSEGEGSEGLDSNLVTIATGGASGPYNIIGTALGELYSSELGVNSKTQTTGASVENINLIKQEKIEMAFVMSDVLSEAVEGVGNFDEKVGNVSQIASLYPNYVQIVTSKKTGINSFEDLKGKRIAVGAQNSGVEVNARNLLEGHGITYDDVEVDYLGYAEAADALKSGKIDAAFLTSGIPNASLMELEQGLDMMLVPVDPEKIKEIAQDQTYFVALDIPTGTYGNEEAIPTAAIMNALVVRSDMSDDDVYKLTKSFFEGLEGLTNAHQAAADISLEAAQEGMVAPVHPGAQRYYDEQ, encoded by the coding sequence ATGAAAACAAAATTAGTAAAAGGCTTAGCGACTGTACTACTTGCAAGTTTAGTTTTAGCAGCATGTGGTGCAGATGAGGGTGAAAAAACTTCGGAGGGTGAAGGTTCTGAAGGTCTAGATTCGAATTTAGTAACGATTGCAACTGGAGGAGCTTCGGGTCCATATAACATTATTGGAACAGCTTTAGGAGAATTATACTCAAGTGAGTTAGGAGTTAACTCAAAAACACAAACAACTGGTGCGTCTGTAGAAAATATTAATTTGATCAAGCAAGAGAAAATTGAAATGGCATTTGTTATGAGTGACGTATTAAGTGAAGCGGTTGAAGGTGTAGGAAACTTTGATGAAAAAGTTGGAAATGTTTCTCAAATTGCATCCCTTTATCCAAACTACGTTCAAATTGTGACATCTAAAAAAACAGGCATTAACTCGTTTGAGGATTTAAAAGGTAAGCGTATTGCAGTTGGTGCGCAAAACTCAGGTGTTGAAGTAAATGCACGTAATTTACTAGAAGGCCACGGAATTACATATGACGATGTCGAAGTAGATTACTTAGGGTATGCAGAAGCAGCGGATGCTTTGAAATCTGGTAAAATAGATGCAGCATTCTTAACAAGCGGTATACCAAATGCTTCACTTATGGAGCTTGAACAAGGTTTAGATATGATGCTAGTACCTGTAGATCCTGAGAAAATCAAGGAAATTGCACAAGATCAAACGTATTTCGTAGCTCTTGATATTCCTACAGGAACTTACGGAAATGAAGAAGCCATTCCAACAGCAGCAATTATGAATGCATTAGTTGTACGTTCTGATATGAGTGATGATGATGTGTATAAACTAACTAAATCGTTCTTTGAAGGTCTTGAAGGTTTAACAAATGCCCATCAAGCAGCTGCAGATATTTCATTAGAAGCAGCGCAAGAAGGCATGGTAGCGCCAGTACATCCGGGTGCACAAAGGTACTATGACGAACAATAA
- a CDS encoding NERD domain-containing protein codes for MGVPIAMLFPILLILLIIVSAVLKSPKVKGFLGELSVRIILKKLKKEEFEVLHNIMLEKDGNTTQIDHVIIGRTGIFVVETKNYKGWIFGSEHSKFWTQTIFKSKYRFQNPIHQNYGHIKFLEHHLQDYFGPFFSIVAFSKRGTLKKIDIISEDIHVVHSQQLPRIINSKTVVGMSTDSVHRVAEMIRKANCMNKDIAKKHVQTIKQERKIRDAKLERNMCPKCNNELIEKSGKTGKFTSCSQYPKCRYTI; via the coding sequence ATGGGGGTGCCTATAGCGATGCTATTTCCAATATTATTAATTTTACTTATCATTGTATCGGCTGTATTGAAATCTCCAAAAGTGAAAGGTTTTTTGGGGGAATTAAGTGTAAGAATTATATTAAAGAAGTTGAAAAAAGAAGAGTTTGAAGTTCTTCATAACATTATGTTGGAGAAAGATGGGAATACTACTCAAATTGATCATGTAATCATAGGACGGACAGGAATATTTGTTGTGGAAACAAAGAACTATAAAGGATGGATTTTTGGTTCAGAACATAGCAAGTTTTGGACGCAAACCATATTTAAGAGTAAATACAGGTTTCAAAATCCAATTCACCAAAATTATGGTCACATCAAGTTTTTGGAACATCATCTCCAAGATTATTTTGGACCATTCTTTTCAATTGTTGCGTTTAGTAAGAGAGGAACGCTTAAGAAAATTGATATTATATCTGAGGATATCCATGTGGTACATTCACAACAATTGCCGAGGATAATAAACTCGAAAACAGTAGTGGGCATGTCAACTGATTCAGTTCATAGAGTGGCTGAAATGATTCGAAAAGCAAATTGTATGAATAAAGATATAGCCAAAAAACATGTTCAAACGATCAAACAAGAGCGAAAAATTAGAGATGCCAAACTAGAGCGAAACATGTGTCCTAAATGTAATAATGAACTAATTGAGAAATCGGGAAAGACCGGAAAGTTTACGAGTTGTAGTCAATATCCAAAATGTAGGTATACCATTTAA
- a CDS encoding acyl-CoA dehydrogenase family protein, with amino-acid sequence MNPRNFYTTDTTLHEILRNGLQPDMFSYAHKSLTNFGAVVANEIDERARHTDREGEPRLVKFDRYGENVSEVWVNEGYKKTVKETYETGIVGYVHKEIPEVGRKGNYLYSFAQGYVLSQSEAGFYCPVTLTMATAFLLEQYANDELKSRFLPHVTATGDDDLFEGATFLTERQGGSDVGANVVKAVSDGEHFKLFGEKYFASNVGMAGVAMVLARIEGAPEGSRGLTLFAVPWRREDGSLNGVSIRRLKDKLGVRAVPSGEIEFEGAIAYVVGDKANGLKYMMEALNLSRICNAVASLGIMRRALNEASDYAHQRDAFGHKLIAFPMVQDTLGKLTAKMEVELATVFDLITLYDRVATKEVSEEELILNRLFIAIMKKESAEQAIHFSHEAIEMHGGNGYIEDFVTPRLLRDAQVLTVWEGTANILGLEFVRLVRKFNAHTLFISTMKLRIEKISKSSLKPIVAKVLDELQIDLNIFASLEEDMQKFEAKAMTQRMAVVYESVIALEMAEVSGEHLALLCDIYLEMTWGLRKIGEPMKTCQLFK; translated from the coding sequence ATGAATCCACGTAATTTTTACACGACAGATACAACGCTTCATGAGATTTTACGAAATGGGCTACAACCTGATATGTTTTCATATGCCCATAAATCACTAACAAACTTTGGTGCAGTTGTGGCAAATGAAATTGATGAGCGTGCGAGACATACGGATCGTGAAGGTGAACCGCGTTTAGTGAAATTTGATCGCTATGGGGAAAACGTTTCAGAAGTATGGGTCAATGAAGGATATAAAAAAACGGTGAAGGAAACGTATGAAACTGGGATTGTTGGCTATGTACATAAAGAAATTCCTGAAGTGGGTCGTAAGGGGAACTACTTGTACAGTTTTGCTCAAGGTTATGTATTGTCTCAATCCGAAGCGGGGTTTTATTGTCCGGTAACGTTAACGATGGCGACGGCTTTTTTACTGGAACAATATGCAAATGATGAGTTAAAATCACGGTTTTTGCCGCATGTTACCGCAACTGGAGACGATGACTTGTTTGAAGGTGCTACATTCCTCACTGAGCGTCAAGGTGGCTCTGATGTTGGCGCAAACGTTGTGAAAGCTGTAAGTGATGGAGAGCATTTTAAATTATTTGGTGAGAAATACTTTGCTTCGAATGTGGGAATGGCTGGTGTAGCAATGGTACTTGCCAGAATTGAAGGTGCCCCAGAAGGTTCAAGAGGGTTGACACTTTTTGCAGTGCCTTGGCGTCGTGAAGATGGTTCTTTAAACGGGGTTTCTATTCGTAGATTGAAAGATAAGTTAGGTGTTCGGGCAGTACCTAGTGGAGAAATAGAGTTCGAAGGGGCCATTGCATATGTCGTTGGGGACAAAGCGAATGGATTAAAATATATGATGGAAGCGCTAAATTTATCACGCATTTGTAATGCCGTTGCATCTCTTGGAATTATGAGACGTGCTTTAAATGAGGCTTCCGATTATGCACATCAAAGAGATGCATTCGGTCATAAACTTATAGCTTTTCCAATGGTGCAAGATACGTTAGGAAAATTAACTGCAAAAATGGAAGTTGAACTTGCAACTGTCTTTGATTTAATTACGTTATATGACCGTGTGGCTACCAAAGAAGTAAGTGAAGAAGAACTAATATTGAACCGATTATTTATTGCGATCATGAAAAAAGAATCAGCTGAACAAGCAATACATTTTTCCCATGAAGCTATTGAAATGCATGGAGGAAATGGTTACATCGAAGATTTTGTGACTCCACGATTGCTAAGAGACGCGCAAGTTTTAACAGTGTGGGAAGGTACTGCAAACATATTAGGTTTAGAGTTTGTAAGATTAGTAAGAAAATTCAATGCACATACGTTATTTATATCAACAATGAAATTACGAATCGAAAAAATATCAAAGAGTTCTTTAAAACCAATAGTTGCAAAAGTGTTGGATGAATTACAAATTGACCTAAATATATTTGCTTCTTTAGAAGAAGACATGCAGAAGTTTGAAGCCAAAGCTATGACTCAGCGGATGGCCGTAGTTTACGAAAGTGTTATAGCGCTTGAAATGGCTGAGGTATCTGGAGAACACTTGGCTCTTTTATGTGATATTTACTTGGAAATGACCTGGGGTTTGCGAAAAATTGGGGAACCGATGAAAACTTGTCAATTATTTAAGTAA